One window of the Fusobacterium animalis 7_1 genome contains the following:
- a CDS encoding YitT family protein encodes MSNKYFQIIKEYSIVTLACIVMAFNINYFFLANKLAEGGIAGISLIIHYLTNIDIGYLYFILNIPLIILAYMFIGKDFLIKTLFATLVLTIFLKIFGNFRGPIDDILMAAIFGGGINGIAIGIVFYAGGSTGGTDIIAKIINKYYGIAIGKILLTIDFIILSMVAFIFGKVIFMYTLISLLVSAKMVDIIQEGIYSAKGVTIITNKVEELRKKIMEDTGRGITLINAKGAYTQKEIGMLYCVVGKYQLIKVKNIVKEIDPEAFMIVSQVHEVIGKGFLGQ; translated from the coding sequence ATGTCAAACAAATATTTCCAAATTATAAAAGAATACTCAATCGTTACCCTAGCTTGTATAGTAATGGCTTTTAATATCAATTATTTCTTTTTAGCTAATAAACTAGCAGAAGGTGGAATTGCTGGAATATCACTTATTATTCATTACTTAACAAATATAGATATAGGTTATCTTTATTTTATTTTAAATATTCCTTTAATCATATTAGCCTATATGTTTATAGGAAAAGATTTTCTTATAAAAACTTTATTTGCTACACTTGTACTGACTATATTTTTAAAAATTTTTGGAAATTTTAGAGGTCCTATTGATGATATACTTATGGCTGCAATTTTTGGTGGTGGAATAAATGGCATTGCCATTGGAATAGTATTCTATGCAGGTGGTTCTACGGGTGGAACAGACATTATTGCAAAAATAATTAATAAATATTATGGTATTGCCATTGGAAAAATTCTATTAACTATTGATTTTATAATATTATCTATGGTTGCCTTTATATTTGGAAAAGTAATTTTTATGTATACTCTTATTTCTCTTCTAGTTTCAGCAAAAATGGTTGATATTATTCAAGAGGGTATTTATAGTGCTAAGGGGGTTACAATTATAACAAATAAAGTAGAAGAATTAAGAAAAAAAATTATGGAAGATACTGGTCGTGGCATCACTTTAATCAATGCAAAAGGTGCATATACACAAAAAGAGATTGGAATGCTCTATTGTGTTGTTGGTAAATACCAACTTATAAAAGTTAAAAATATAGTAAAAGAAATTGACCCAGAAGCATTTATGATAGTAAGTCAAGTACATGAAGTCATAGGAAAAGGATTTTTAGGACAATAA
- a CDS encoding acyl-CoA dehydrogenase, with the protein MEFNVPKTHELFRQMIREFVENEVKPIAAEVDEEERFPMETVEKMAKIGIMGIPIPKEYGGAGGDNLMYAMAVEELSKACATTGVIVSAHTSLGTWPILKFGTEKQKQKYLPKLASGEWIGAFGLTEPNAGTDAAGQQTMAVQDPETGEWILNGSKIFITNAGYANVYVIIAMTDKSKGLKGISAFIVEANTPGFSIGKKEMKLGIRGSSTCELIFENCRIPKENLLGDKGKGFKIAMMTLDGGRIGIAAQALGIAAGALGEAIGYAKERKQFGRTLAQFQNTQFQIANLDVKVEAARLLVYKAAWRESNNLPYSLDAARAKLFAAETAMEVTTKAVQIFGGYGYTREYPVERMMRDAKITEIYEGTSEVQRMVIAANVIK; encoded by the coding sequence ATGGAATTTAATGTACCTAAAACACATGAACTTTTCAGACAAATGATAAGAGAATTTGTTGAAAATGAAGTAAAACCTATCGCGGCAGAGGTAGATGAAGAAGAAAGATTTCCAATGGAAACTGTTGAAAAAATGGCAAAAATTGGAATAATGGGTATCCCTATACCAAAAGAATATGGTGGAGCTGGAGGGGATAACTTAATGTATGCAATGGCTGTTGAAGAATTATCAAAGGCTTGTGCTACAACAGGAGTTATTGTATCAGCACATACATCTTTAGGAACTTGGCCAATCTTAAAATTTGGGACTGAAAAACAAAAACAAAAATATTTACCAAAATTGGCTAGTGGAGAATGGATAGGAGCTTTTGGACTAACAGAACCAAATGCAGGGACAGACGCTGCTGGGCAACAAACTATGGCAGTTCAAGATCCTGAAACAGGGGAATGGATTTTAAATGGTTCAAAGATATTCATAACAAATGCAGGATATGCAAATGTTTATGTAATAATTGCAATGACTGATAAATCAAAGGGATTAAAAGGAATTTCTGCATTTATAGTTGAAGCAAATACACCTGGTTTTTCTATTGGTAAAAAAGAAATGAAACTAGGAATTAGAGGGTCATCTACTTGTGAATTAATATTTGAAAATTGTAGAATACCTAAGGAAAATTTACTTGGAGATAAAGGCAAAGGATTTAAAATTGCTATGATGACTCTTGATGGAGGAAGAATAGGAATTGCTGCTCAAGCATTGGGAATTGCTGCTGGAGCATTAGGAGAAGCTATTGGATATGCTAAAGAAAGAAAACAATTTGGAAGAACTTTGGCTCAATTCCAAAATACTCAATTCCAAATAGCTAACTTAGATGTTAAAGTTGAGGCTGCAAGACTTTTAGTTTATAAAGCTGCTTGGAGAGAATCTAATAACTTACCTTATTCTTTAGATGCAGCTAGAGCTAAGTTGTTTGCTGCTGAAACAGCTATGGAAGTAACAACTAAGGCTGTTCAAATATTTGGTGGATATGGATATACAAGAGAATATCCAGTTGAAAGAATGATGAGAGATGCTAAGATTACTGAAATCTATGAAGGAACTTCTGAAGTTCAAAGAATGGTAATAGCAGCTAATGTTATAAAATAA
- a CDS encoding electron transfer flavoprotein subunit alpha/FixB family protein yields MNLNDYKGILVFAEQRDGILQNVGLELLGKATELAYEINKQIALKDAGDELADFAGKKEAAINSVDVAAATLEEDDQELKNKVADVKKNNPDAAKVTALLIGHNIKNLAQDLIKAGADKVLVVDKPELEVYDTEAYAQVLAATINAQKPEIVLFGATTLGRDLAPRVSSRISTGLTADCTKLELLKDKERQLGMTRPAFGGNLMATIVSPDHRPQMATVRPGVMKKLPKSDDRTGEVEDFPVTLDTSKMKVKLLKVVKEGGNKVDISEAKILVSGGRGVGSKANFQLLEDLAAEIGGIVSASRAQVDAGNMPHDRQVGQTGKTVRPEVYFACGISGAIQHVAGMEESEFIIAINKDRFAPIFSVADLGIVGDLHKILPILTEEIKKYKATK; encoded by the coding sequence ATGAATTTAAATGATTATAAAGGAATCCTAGTATTTGCTGAACAAAGAGACGGTATATTGCAAAATGTAGGATTAGAATTATTAGGAAAAGCAACAGAGTTAGCATATGAAATAAATAAACAAATAGCATTAAAAGATGCTGGAGATGAATTAGCTGACTTTGCTGGAAAAAAAGAAGCAGCAATAAACAGTGTAGATGTGGCTGCTGCAACTCTTGAAGAAGACGATCAAGAATTAAAAAATAAAGTTGCTGATGTTAAGAAAAATAATCCAGATGCAGCAAAAGTAACTGCTTTATTGATAGGACATAATATTAAAAATCTTGCTCAAGATTTAATAAAAGCAGGAGCAGATAAAGTTTTAGTAGTGGATAAACCTGAATTAGAAGTATATGATACAGAAGCATATGCTCAAGTTTTAGCTGCTACAATAAATGCTCAAAAACCTGAAATTGTTTTATTTGGAGCAACTACTTTAGGAAGAGACTTAGCACCAAGAGTATCTTCAAGAATTTCAACAGGATTAACTGCTGACTGTACAAAACTTGAATTATTAAAAGATAAAGAAAGACAATTAGGTATGACAAGACCAGCGTTTGGTGGAAACTTAATGGCAACTATTGTTTCTCCTGATCATAGACCTCAAATGGCAACTGTTAGACCAGGAGTTATGAAGAAATTACCTAAGTCTGATGATAGAACAGGAGAAGTAGAAGACTTTCCAGTAACTTTGGATACTTCTAAAATGAAAGTAAAACTTTTAAAGGTTGTTAAAGAAGGAGGAAACAAGGTAGATATTTCTGAAGCTAAGATTTTAGTTTCTGGTGGTAGAGGAGTTGGTTCAAAAGCTAATTTCCAATTACTAGAAGATTTAGCAGCTGAAATAGGAGGAATTGTTTCTGCTTCAAGAGCACAAGTTGATGCTGGAAATATGCCTCATGATAGACAAGTTGGACAAACTGGTAAAACAGTTAGACCAGAAGTTTATTTCGCATGTGGAATTTCAGGAGCTATCCAACACGTTGCAGGTATGGAAGAATCTGAATTTATAATTGCTATTAATAAAGACAGATTTGCACCTATTTTCTCAGTAGCAGATTTAGGTATAGTTGGAGATTTACATAAGATATTACCTATATTAACAGAAGAAATTAAAAAATATAAAGCAACAAAATAA
- a CDS encoding CobW family GTP-binding protein, giving the protein MKILLVSGFLGAGKTTFIKELAKNINLEFVVLENEYADIGVDKDFLDEKNLNVWEMSEGCICCSMKGDFKSSIKRIYSEINPEYLVVEPTGVGMLSSIIENIRDINNNDIEILSPITLIDITSFSEYLETFNNFFTDNLKNTGKVILTKLENSNHFEIENIKNEILKINNNLEIIIDDYRNFQKEWFADLLNKSIDNKIIDKNFSLKTHINLRTFSKENVNLKTMDELGLLLNRLVNGDFGKIYRAKGIVKIDGYWGKFNLVYKNFEMEPITDAKGTKIVIIGNNLDIENLKNI; this is encoded by the coding sequence ATGAAGATTTTATTAGTTAGTGGTTTTTTAGGTGCAGGAAAAACTACCTTTATAAAAGAATTAGCTAAAAATATAAATTTAGAATTTGTTGTACTTGAAAATGAATATGCAGATATTGGTGTTGATAAAGATTTTTTGGATGAAAAAAATCTAAATGTTTGGGAAATGTCAGAAGGTTGTATTTGTTGTTCTATGAAAGGAGATTTTAAATCTTCTATTAAAAGAATTTATTCTGAAATTAATCCTGAATATCTAGTTGTTGAGCCAACAGGAGTTGGAATGTTAAGTTCAATTATAGAAAATATAAGAGATATCAATAATAATGATATTGAAATTTTAAGTCCTATAACATTGATTGATATAACTTCATTTAGTGAGTACTTAGAAACTTTCAATAATTTTTTTACTGATAATCTAAAAAACACAGGAAAAGTAATATTGACAAAATTAGAAAATTCTAATCATTTTGAGATAGAGAATATAAAAAATGAGATTTTAAAAATTAATAATAATTTAGAAATAATAATAGATGATTATAGAAATTTTCAAAAAGAATGGTTTGCAGACTTGTTGAATAAAAGTATAGATAATAAAATTATTGATAAAAATTTCTCTCTTAAAACTCATATAAATTTAAGGACTTTTTCAAAAGAAAATGTTAATCTTAAAACTATGGATGAATTAGGTCTACTTTTAAATAGATTGGTAAATGGAGATTTTGGAAAAATTTATAGAGCTAAGGGTATAGTAAAAATTGATGGTTATTGGGGAAAATTTAACCTTGTATATAAAAATTTTGAAATGGAACCTATAACAGATGCCAAAGGAACTAAAATTGTTATTATTGGAAATAATTTAGATATTGAAAATTTAAAGAATATATAA
- a CDS encoding threonine/serine exporter family protein, with protein MNYLEVLTAIFATFFFGIIFSLTGKKLIYSSFAGGLGWYTHLLFFKELAYSKTASFVISAVVITVFSEIIGRIEKTTVTSTLIPALIPLVPGGGIYYTMSFFVENRFPEAFEKGRETIFLTVALSVGIFLVSTFSQILDRTIKYTKILKKYRKFKEYKKKHKV; from the coding sequence ATGAATTATTTAGAGGTTTTAACAGCAATTTTTGCAACTTTCTTCTTTGGAATAATATTTAGTCTTACAGGTAAAAAATTGATTTATAGTAGCTTTGCTGGTGGTTTAGGTTGGTATACTCACCTACTTTTTTTTAAGGAACTAGCTTATTCAAAAACTGCTTCTTTTGTAATTTCAGCTGTTGTAATAACTGTTTTTTCAGAAATAATTGGCAGAATTGAAAAAACAACAGTTACAAGTACATTAATTCCAGCATTAATTCCATTGGTTCCTGGTGGTGGTATTTACTATACTATGTCTTTTTTTGTTGAGAATAGATTTCCTGAGGCTTTTGAGAAAGGAAGAGAAACTATTTTTTTAACAGTGGCATTAAGTGTAGGAATATTTTTAGTTTCTACTTTTTCACAAATTCTTGATAGAACTATAAAATATACAAAAATTTTAAAAAAATATAGAAAATTTAAAGAATATAAGAAAAAACATAAAGTTTGA
- a CDS encoding threonine/serine exporter family protein produces the protein MQYDNFVMKVLSMANTIGKILLTSGAETYRVEKAISIICKRFDLKAETFVTMTCVLTSAKKRDGETITEVNRIYTVSNNLDKIDKIHKILLNIHKYELEDLEKEVKKIQIQTVYKKNTLLVSYFFSAAFFAILFGGKFKDFLVAGFGGIIIFYMTKFANKLKLNNFFINTLGGFLITILSILATKVGIVSTPSYSAIGTLMLLVPGLALTNAIRDLINGDLIAGTSRTVEAALVGSALAIGAGFALFAMSYF, from the coding sequence ATGCAATATGATAATTTTGTTATGAAAGTGCTTTCAATGGCCAACACTATTGGTAAAATCTTATTGACAAGTGGTGCTGAAACATATAGAGTTGAGAAAGCTATATCTATAATATGTAAAAGATTTGATTTAAAAGCAGAAACATTTGTTACTATGACTTGTGTACTTACTTCTGCTAAAAAAAGAGATGGAGAAACTATAACAGAAGTTAATAGAATTTATACAGTTTCTAATAACTTGGATAAAATTGACAAAATACATAAAATTCTTCTTAATATACATAAATATGAATTAGAAGATTTAGAAAAGGAAGTTAAAAAAATTCAAATACAAACTGTTTATAAAAAAAATACTTTATTAGTCTCTTATTTTTTTTCAGCAGCTTTTTTTGCTATTTTATTTGGTGGAAAATTTAAAGATTTTTTAGTTGCTGGGTTTGGTGGAATTATTATATTTTATATGACTAAATTTGCAAATAAACTAAAATTAAATAACTTTTTTATTAATACATTAGGTGGATTTTTAATAACAATACTATCAATTCTTGCTACTAAGGTTGGAATAGTTTCTACTCCATCATATTCAGCTATTGGAACACTTATGCTTTTAGTTCCTGGACTTGCTCTAACAAATGCAATAAGAGATTTGATAAATGGTGATTTGATTGCAGGAACTTCAAGAACAGTAGAAGCTGCCTTAGTTGGTTCAGCCTTAGCAATAGGTGCAGGTTTTGCACTATTTGCAATGTCTTATTTTTAA
- a CDS encoding tRNA1(Val) (adenine(37)-N6)-methyltransferase, translating into MNTNLESIIPLLNKNLKIVQRSDYFNFSIDSLLISEFIKIQKNTKKILDLGTGNAAIPLFLSKKTSAKIYGIEIQEVSYKLALRNININNLDEQIYIIYDNMKNYLKYFNMGFFDIIVSNPPFFKVNRDVNFLNNLKQLSIARHEIEITLEELIKISSELIKDRGYFYLVHRADRLSEILCILEKYKFGAKKIKFCYTTKYKNAKIILIEAIKNGKTGLTILPSLIINKENGEYTDEVLKMFE; encoded by the coding sequence ATGAATACAAATCTTGAGAGTATTATACCTCTATTAAATAAAAATTTAAAAATAGTTCAACGTAGTGATTACTTTAATTTTTCTATTGATTCCTTGCTGATTTCAGAATTTATTAAGATTCAAAAAAATACCAAAAAAATTTTAGATTTAGGAACTGGAAATGCTGCAATTCCACTTTTTCTTTCAAAAAAAACTTCTGCTAAAATTTATGGAATTGAAATACAAGAAGTATCATATAAACTTGCTTTAAGAAATATTAACATCAATAATTTAGATGAACAAATATATATAATATATGATAATATGAAAAATTATTTAAAATATTTTAATATGGGTTTTTTTGATATTATAGTTTCAAATCCCCCTTTTTTTAAAGTTAATAGAGACGTAAATTTCTTAAATAATTTGAAACAATTAAGTATTGCCAGACATGAAATTGAAATTACATTGGAGGAACTTATAAAAATTTCTTCTGAACTTATAAAAGATAGAGGTTATTTTTATCTTGTTCATAGAGCAGATAGATTAAGTGAAATACTATGTATTTTGGAAAAATACAAATTTGGAGCAAAAAAAATAAAATTTTGTTATACAACTAAATATAAAAATGCTAAAATAATTCTAATAGAAGCTATTAAAAATGGAAAAACTGGCTTGACTATTCTTCCATCTTTAATCATTAATAAGGAAAATGGTGAATATACTGACGAAGTTTTAAAAATGTTTGAATAA
- a CDS encoding electron transfer flavoprotein subunit beta/FixA family protein produces MRIVVCIKQVPDTTEVKIDPVKGTIIRDGVPSIMNPDDKSGLEEALKLKDLYGAEVIVITMGPPQAEAILREAYAMGADRAILITDRKFGGADTLATSNTIAAAIKKIPDIDLIITGRQAIDGDTAQVGPQIAEHLGLPQVSYVKEMEYKEDTKSFIIKRAIEDGYFLLELPTPGLITVLSEATKPRYMNVGAIVDVFERPIETWTSNDIEIDPAKIGLAGSPTKVNKSFTKGVKQPGVLHEVDAKEAANIILEKLKEKFII; encoded by the coding sequence ATGAGAATAGTAGTTTGTATAAAACAAGTTCCAGATACAACTGAAGTTAAAATAGATCCAGTAAAAGGAACAATTATCAGAGATGGAGTTCCTAGTATTATGAACCCTGATGATAAAAGTGGTTTAGAAGAAGCTCTAAAATTAAAAGATTTATATGGAGCTGAAGTTATAGTTATAACAATGGGACCACCTCAAGCAGAGGCTATACTAAGAGAAGCCTATGCAATGGGAGCTGATAGAGCTATCCTTATAACAGATAGAAAATTTGGAGGAGCAGATACATTAGCTACTTCTAATACTATTGCAGCAGCAATTAAAAAAATACCTGATATAGATTTGATAATTACAGGAAGACAAGCAATTGATGGAGATACTGCACAAGTTGGTCCTCAAATTGCAGAACACTTAGGATTACCACAAGTATCTTATGTAAAAGAAATGGAATATAAAGAAGATACAAAATCTTTCATTATAAAAAGAGCAATAGAAGATGGATACTTCTTATTAGAACTTCCTACTCCAGGATTGATAACAGTTCTTTCTGAAGCTACTAAACCTAGATATATGAATGTTGGAGCTATTGTTGATGTATTTGAAAGACCTATTGAAACTTGGACATCTAATGATATTGAAATAGACCCTGCAAAAATAGGTTTAGCTGGATCACCAACAAAAGTTAATAAATCATTTACTAAGGGAGTAAAACAACCTGGTGTATTACATGAAGTTGATGCAAAAGAAGCAGCTAACATTATATTAGAAAAATTAAAAGAAAAATTTATAATCTAA